One window of Lepus europaeus isolate LE1 chromosome Y, mLepTim1.pri, whole genome shotgun sequence genomic DNA carries:
- the LOC133754231 gene encoding large ribosomal subunit protein eL39-like yields MSSHKTFGIKRFLAKKQKQNRPIPPWIRLKTGNKIRYNSKRRHWRRTKLGL; encoded by the coding sequence ATGTCTTCTCACAAGACCTTCGGAATAAAGAGGTTCCTGgccaaaaagcaaaagcaaaaccgCCCCATTCCGCCATGGATTCGGTTGAAAACTGGTAATAAAATCAGGTATAACTCCAAGAGGAGACATTGGAGGAGAACCAAGCTGGGTCTGTAA